One segment of Halanaerobiales bacterium DNA contains the following:
- a CDS encoding M20 family metallo-hydrolase, translating to MKIDMKRLKNNLIELGWKGYNGNNKDLPYGDKGITRLPYTEEYNKADKFIEELMHKAGLEVYHDSVGNLFGTLNSPKTDKHVMVGSHIDTVPEGGMFDGALGVLAALESLETLKENGYTNNYNLTMAVFIGEEGTEIGGTLGSRCFTGDIELNEKEIEFFKDKGISIEKVKNTKIDKNKIKNYLEMHIEQGEVLERGEISIGVVQGIVGIARYKAIVKGEANHAGTTPMNLRDDALLKASRLIIKVNEYVNNLGGNLVGTVGEIEVEPGAVNVIPGKAEFTIELRDMKKDKINKVMKKIKESLSEKELIIEDILYEGGVYLDKEVQEAIKKSAEKLDYDYKEMISGAGHDANPLSEITPTGMIFVPSHKGISHSPEEWTDWEDIKKGTEVMLETIKILDN from the coding sequence ATGAAAATAGATATGAAAAGGTTGAAAAATAATTTAATTGAGTTGGGATGGAAAGGATATAATGGTAATAATAAAGATCTGCCTTATGGTGATAAGGGTATAACAAGATTGCCTTATACTGAAGAATATAATAAGGCAGATAAATTTATTGAAGAATTAATGCATAAAGCTGGATTAGAAGTTTATCATGATTCAGTTGGAAATTTATTTGGTACTTTAAATTCTCCGAAAACTGATAAACATGTTATGGTTGGTTCCCATATTGATACTGTTCCAGAAGGGGGGATGTTTGATGGAGCTTTAGGAGTTTTAGCTGCATTAGAAAGTTTAGAAACCCTTAAAGAAAATGGTTATACTAATAATTATAATTTAACTATGGCAGTTTTTATTGGAGAAGAAGGAACTGAAATTGGAGGAACTTTAGGAAGCAGATGTTTTACTGGAGATATTGAATTAAATGAAAAAGAAATAGAATTTTTTAAAGATAAAGGAATAAGTATTGAAAAAGTAAAAAATACTAAAATTGATAAAAATAAAATAAAAAATTATTTAGAAATGCATATTGAACAGGGAGAAGTTTTGGAAAGAGGTGAAATTTCAATTGGAGTGGTCCAGGGGATTGTTGGTATTGCTCGCTATAAGGCTATTGTGAAAGGTGAGGCAAATCATGCAGGTACAACTCCTATGAATTTAAGAGATGATGCTTTACTAAAAGCAAGTAGATTAATAATAAAAGTTAATGAATATGTTAATAACCTTGGAGGAAATTTAGTTGGAACAGTAGGTGAAATTGAAGTTGAGCCGGGAGCAGTTAATGTTATACCTGGAAAAGCTGAATTTACAATAGAATTAAGAGATATGAAAAAAGATAAAATAAATAAAGTTATGAAAAAAATTAAAGAAAGTTTATCTGAAAAAGAATTAATTATTGAAGATATTTTATATGAAGGAGGTGTGTATTTAGATAAAGAAGTTCAGGAAGCTATAAAAAAGTCTGCAGAAAAATTAGATTATGATTACAAAGAAATGATTAGTGGAGCAGGTCATGACGCAAATCCTCTATCAGAAATTACCCCCACAGGAATGATCTTTGTCCCAAGTCATAAAGGGATAAGTCATAGTCCAGAAGAGTGGACCGACTGGGAAGATATCAAAAAAGGAACAGAAGTTATGTTAGAAACCATAAAAATATTGGATAATTAA
- a CDS encoding sigma 54-interacting transcriptional regulator: MSKKITILAIDEKISLFFKNEIDRIFNGLFEIDYRSADMDPIPTVKETDLVLFTDPDILDKLYDIIECNAPTLMMKRTITRNALDNLKKLPSGKKALVANINQYMANDTLALLYQLGINQLKLQPFYRGLEKIPKNIDYIIAPEKYDFLPEIDSEIIIIGNRVFDISNIMDILSLLEVERKKAEQIVKNYIFRVPTFWYGAKYNWNKRNNQPEKLTGYFSKHKFSHLIGKNKKFLATKEKAKKISGTNSTIILYGETGTGKELFAGAIHNDSPRKNNPFVAINCTTLPENLLESELFGYEKGAFTGAKKEGKIGLFERADNGTLFLDEIGDLPLSLQTRLLRVLEEKEIMRIGGDSIIPIDVRIIAATNRNLQELVNNGQFRKDLYFRLNVFQFHIPSLRERRDDILLLIEHFFDKWQVNRNINQNFISFYQNYNWPGNIRELKNVLKNMITLSQDDLKLENLPDYLKNEDNFNKKIKKNIVLKLIYILEEEKKDTGRRTLLKIFKQLYFYISEKNLRDIIKLLEKNNFIDINKGRKGNSITKNGKKFLEENNYISDNNHELKEKIKNSF, encoded by the coding sequence TTGTCTAAAAAAATAACAATCTTAGCTATTGATGAAAAAATCTCACTCTTTTTTAAAAATGAAATTGATAGAATTTTTAATGGTCTTTTTGAAATAGATTATCGAAGTGCAGATATGGATCCTATCCCAACTGTAAAGGAAACTGACCTTGTCCTATTTACTGACCCCGATATCCTTGATAAACTATATGATATTATAGAATGTAATGCGCCAACCCTTATGATGAAGAGAACTATTACCCGAAACGCTCTTGATAATTTAAAAAAACTACCTTCAGGAAAAAAAGCCCTTGTAGCAAATATTAATCAATATATGGCCAATGATACTCTTGCTCTACTTTATCAATTAGGTATAAATCAATTGAAACTACAACCTTTTTATAGAGGCTTAGAAAAAATCCCAAAAAATATTGACTATATCATCGCCCCTGAAAAATATGATTTTTTGCCAGAAATAGACTCCGAAATAATTATTATCGGAAATAGAGTTTTTGATATATCCAATATTATGGATATACTAAGTCTTTTGGAAGTAGAACGTAAAAAAGCAGAACAAATTGTTAAAAACTATATTTTCAGGGTGCCTACTTTCTGGTATGGAGCAAAATATAACTGGAACAAGAGAAATAATCAACCAGAAAAACTAACAGGTTATTTTTCCAAACATAAATTCAGTCATTTAATTGGAAAAAATAAAAAATTTTTAGCTACTAAAGAAAAAGCTAAAAAAATATCAGGAACTAATTCCACTATAATCTTATATGGAGAAACAGGAACTGGAAAAGAACTTTTTGCAGGAGCAATTCATAATGATTCTCCTCGAAAAAATAATCCCTTTGTTGCTATTAATTGTACTACCCTCCCTGAAAATCTTCTGGAATCTGAATTATTTGGTTATGAAAAAGGGGCTTTTACTGGAGCTAAAAAAGAAGGAAAAATTGGTCTTTTTGAAAGAGCAGATAATGGAACATTATTTTTAGATGAAATTGGAGATTTACCTCTCTCTTTACAAACAAGACTACTTCGGGTTCTTGAAGAAAAGGAAATTATGAGAATAGGTGGAGATTCAATTATACCAATTGATGTCAGAATCATTGCTGCCACAAATCGTAATTTGCAAGAACTTGTTAATAACGGACAATTTAGAAAAGATCTTTATTTTCGTCTTAATGTTTTTCAATTCCATATTCCTTCTTTAAGAGAAAGAAGAGATGATATCCTGCTTCTAATAGAACATTTTTTCGACAAATGGCAGGTCAATAGAAATATAAATCAGAATTTCATATCTTTTTACCAAAATTATAATTGGCCAGGAAATATTAGGGAATTGAAAAATGTATTAAAAAACATGATAACTCTTTCTCAGGATGATCTGAAACTTGAAAATTTACCTGATTATCTGAAAAATGAAGATAATTTCAATAAAAAAATAAAGAAAAATATAGTTTTAAAACTAATTTATATTTTAGAAGAAGAAAAAAAGGACACAGGCAGAAGAACCCTACTTAAAATATTTAAACAACTATATTTTTATATATCAGAAAAAAACTTAAGAGATATTATTAAGTTACTTGAAAAAAATAATTTTATTGACATAAATAAAGGACGAAAAGGAAATTCAATTACTAAAAACGGTAAGAAATTTTTAGAGGAAAATAATTATATTAGTGAT
- a CDS encoding DUF1028 domain-containing protein: MNKETIATFSIVAFDPETEELGIAVQSKFLAVGSVVPWAEAGVGAIATQAKGNTTYGPRGLSLLKEGKSPKEVIELLVENDPEKEHRQIGIMDAKGNSANFTGKECHEWAGAVKGENFTAQGNILVDEKTIEEMASTFQNEKGALADRLMASLKAGQKAGGDSRGKQAAALFVVKENGGYGGYNDRYIDLRVDDHETPIKELERLLNLFYKTFES; this comes from the coding sequence ATGAATAAAGAAACTATTGCTACTTTTTCAATTGTTGCTTTTGATCCAGAGACAGAAGAATTGGGTATTGCAGTTCAATCCAAATTTTTGGCAGTAGGTTCAGTAGTTCCCTGGGCTGAAGCCGGTGTTGGTGCTATTGCTACTCAGGCTAAAGGAAATACTACTTATGGACCCAGAGGACTTTCTCTTTTAAAAGAAGGAAAATCTCCTAAAGAAGTAATAGAACTATTAGTTGAAAATGACCCGGAAAAAGAACATAGACAGATTGGAATTATGGATGCCAAAGGTAACTCAGCTAATTTCACTGGAAAAGAATGTCATGAATGGGCAGGAGCAGTTAAAGGTGAAAATTTTACAGCTCAGGGTAATATTTTAGTTGATGAAAAAACTATTGAAGAAATGGCTTCTACTTTTCAAAATGAAAAAGGTGCTTTAGCAGATAGACTTATGGCCAGTTTAAAAGCAGGACAAAAAGCTGGAGGAGACAGCAGAGGTAAACAGGCAGCTGCACTTTTTGTAGTCAAAGAAAATGGCGGGTATGGAGGATATAATGATCGGTATATTGATCTTCGAGTAGATGACCATGAAACTCCAATTAAAGAATTAGAAAGACTTTTAAATTTATTTTATAAAACTTTTGAGTCATAA
- a CDS encoding AbgT family transporter, translating to MNKNQEVSSKKKWYKRIPNAYVLLMVIIVLVTILTYIIPAGEFAREEMSNGRIGVIPGSFEFVEQSPVGILGLLQSIPKGMISGANIIFIVFFAGALFNVIESTGALENGLGVIVQKLKGSSNAGQKMIWIMTFVFGALGAVVGFENNIALIPIGVMIALAMGYDLMVGAGIAIGGIGLGFATSPINPYTVGVSHAIAELPMFSGFGLRFAFMVVTLIVLAHHTASYGKKVKSGDRKSLIKNANTEDIELSKEINEYELNGTHKQVIFILFAIIATIIYGTLQHHWYIIEISTVFMVGAILTGIVAKYDSDKLVDKMIEGASRLTSGALIIGVARGLTVILQDGKIGDTITYALSVPLEQFPPLVSGWFMTISHSIINFFIPGGSGQAMATMPIMVPLSDLVGLTRQTAVIAFQIGDGVMNLIVPTLGGLLAMLALARVPFEKWFKFIYPMVLKVLVVGWIFIAIATFIGY from the coding sequence ATGAATAAAAATCAAGAAGTCAGTAGTAAAAAGAAGTGGTATAAAAGAATTCCTAATGCTTATGTCCTTTTAATGGTTATTATTGTATTAGTTACAATTTTGACCTATATAATTCCAGCAGGTGAATTTGCAAGAGAAGAAATGAGTAATGGTAGAATAGGAGTAATTCCAGGTAGTTTTGAATTTGTAGAACAAAGTCCGGTTGGGATACTAGGCTTACTACAATCAATTCCAAAAGGTATGATTTCTGGAGCAAATATTATTTTTATCGTTTTTTTTGCAGGTGCTTTATTTAATGTTATTGAATCAACTGGTGCATTAGAAAATGGACTTGGTGTTATTGTTCAAAAACTTAAAGGTAGTTCTAATGCTGGTCAAAAAATGATCTGGATTATGACCTTCGTTTTTGGTGCTTTAGGAGCAGTAGTAGGCTTTGAAAATAATATAGCTCTTATTCCAATCGGAGTTATGATTGCTCTGGCAATGGGGTATGATTTAATGGTAGGAGCAGGAATAGCAATAGGAGGTATAGGGCTTGGATTTGCAACTTCTCCTATTAATCCTTATACTGTAGGTGTTTCTCATGCAATTGCTGAGTTACCTATGTTTTCAGGGTTTGGTTTGCGATTTGCATTTATGGTTGTGACATTGATAGTTTTAGCCCATCATACAGCCAGTTATGGTAAGAAAGTTAAAAGTGGAGATAGAAAAAGTTTAATTAAAAATGCTAATACAGAAGATATAGAATTATCAAAAGAAATAAATGAATATGAGTTAAATGGTACTCATAAACAGGTTATCTTTATATTATTTGCAATAATTGCCACTATTATTTATGGTACTCTTCAGCACCACTGGTATATAATAGAAATATCAACAGTATTTATGGTAGGAGCAATTTTAACCGGTATTGTTGCTAAATATGATTCTGATAAATTAGTAGATAAGATGATTGAAGGAGCTTCACGTTTAACTAGTGGTGCACTAATAATTGGTGTAGCTAGAGGTCTTACAGTTATTTTGCAGGATGGTAAAATTGGTGATACTATAACTTATGCTTTATCAGTGCCATTAGAGCAGTTTCCACCTCTTGTTTCAGGATGGTTTATGACTATTTCTCATTCGATTATTAACTTTTTTATTCCTGGAGGAAGTGGACAGGCTATGGCTACTATGCCTATAATGGTACCTTTAAGTGATTTAGTAGGTTTAACAAGACAAACCGCCGTAATAGCTTTTCAAATTGGAGATGGAGTAATGAATTTAATTGTTCCTACTTTGGGTGGATTATTAGCTATGCTTGCTTTAGCAAGAGTGCCATTTGAAAAATGGTTTAAATTTATTTATCCTATGGTATTAAAAGTGCTTGTGGTAGGGTGGATTTTTATAGCTATAGCTACTTTTATAGGTTATTAA